A window from Nodosilinea sp. PGN35 encodes these proteins:
- the psaA gene encoding photosystem I core protein PsaA, whose amino-acid sequence MTISPPEPGQKVRVVVDKDPVPVSFERWGKPGHFDRTLAKGPKTTTWIWNLHADAHDFDSHTSDLEDISRKIFSAHFGHLAVIFIWLSGMYFHGAKFSNYEAWLTNPTGIKPSAQVVWPIFGQDILNADVGGGFHGIQITSGLFQMWRANGITNGFQLYCTAIGALVMAGLMLFAGWFHYHKRAPKLEWFQNVESMMNHHLAGLLGLGCLGYAGQQIHVSLPVNACLDAIDAGRPLTIGGRVIDSVAAIPLPHEWILNKALMADLYPGFAEGLKPFFTLNWGVYADFLTFKGGLNPQTGGLWLSDTAHHHLALAVLFIVAGHFYRTNWGIGHSFKEVLEAHKGPFTGEGHKGMYEIFTTSWHAQLSWNLAWVGSLSIIVAQHMYSMPPYPYLATDYPTQLSLFTHHMWIGGFLICGAAAHAAIFMVRDYEPSVHVNNNLDRVLRHRDAIISHLNWVCIFLGFHSFGLYIHNDTMRALGRPQDMFSDTAINLQPVFAQWIQGIHGAAAGNTAPNALAGVSPVFDGGLVAVGGKVAMAAIPLGTADFMVHHIHAFTIHVTVLILLKGVLFARSSRLIPDKGDLGFRFPCDGPGRGGTCQVSAWDHVFLGLFWMYNCISIVIFHFSWKMQSDVWGTVSPDGGVSHITGGNFAASAITINGWLRDFLWAQASQVIGSYGSALSAYGLMFLGAHFVWAFSLMFLFSGRGYWQELIESIVWAHSKLKLAPAIQPRALSITQGRAVGVAHYLLGGIATTWAFFLARIISVG is encoded by the coding sequence ATGACCATAAGTCCCCCTGAACCGGGACAAAAAGTCAGGGTCGTGGTTGATAAAGATCCGGTGCCCGTCTCATTTGAGCGATGGGGCAAGCCCGGCCACTTCGACCGCACGTTGGCCAAGGGGCCCAAAACCACCACCTGGATTTGGAACCTGCACGCCGACGCCCACGACTTTGACAGTCACACCAGTGACCTGGAAGATATTTCGCGGAAGATCTTCAGTGCTCACTTCGGTCACTTAGCCGTCATTTTCATCTGGCTGAGCGGCATGTACTTCCACGGTGCCAAGTTCTCCAACTACGAGGCTTGGCTCACCAACCCCACCGGCATTAAGCCCAGTGCCCAGGTGGTTTGGCCCATCTTTGGCCAAGACATTCTCAACGCCGATGTGGGCGGTGGCTTCCACGGCATTCAGATCACCTCTGGTCTGTTCCAGATGTGGCGGGCCAACGGCATTACCAACGGCTTCCAGCTCTACTGCACCGCCATCGGGGCGCTGGTAATGGCTGGGCTAATGCTGTTTGCCGGGTGGTTCCACTACCACAAGCGGGCTCCTAAGCTTGAGTGGTTCCAAAACGTGGAATCGATGATGAACCACCATCTAGCCGGGCTGCTGGGTTTGGGCTGCCTGGGCTATGCGGGGCAGCAGATCCACGTGTCGCTGCCGGTGAACGCCTGTCTGGATGCGATCGATGCGGGTCGTCCCCTCACCATCGGCGGTCGAGTGATTGACTCGGTAGCGGCCATTCCCCTACCCCACGAGTGGATCCTCAATAAGGCCCTGATGGCCGATCTATACCCCGGCTTTGCCGAGGGGCTAAAGCCTTTCTTCACCCTGAACTGGGGAGTCTATGCCGACTTCCTCACTTTCAAAGGTGGGCTCAACCCCCAAACCGGCGGGCTGTGGCTGTCGGATACGGCCCACCACCACCTGGCGTTGGCCGTGCTGTTTATCGTGGCGGGCCACTTCTATCGCACCAACTGGGGCATTGGCCACAGTTTCAAAGAGGTGCTGGAGGCCCACAAAGGGCCCTTCACTGGCGAAGGTCACAAGGGTATGTACGAAATTTTCACGACCTCCTGGCATGCCCAGCTGTCGTGGAACCTGGCCTGGGTGGGGTCACTCTCCATCATCGTGGCCCAGCACATGTACTCGATGCCGCCCTACCCGTACCTGGCTACCGATTACCCGACTCAGCTGTCGCTGTTTACCCACCACATGTGGATTGGCGGCTTCTTGATCTGCGGTGCGGCGGCCCACGCAGCCATCTTCATGGTGCGTGACTATGAGCCCTCGGTGCATGTCAACAACAACCTCGATCGCGTGTTGCGCCACCGGGATGCGATCATTTCGCACCTCAACTGGGTCTGTATCTTCCTGGGCTTCCACAGCTTTGGGCTATACATTCACAACGACACCATGCGAGCGCTGGGTCGGCCCCAGGATATGTTCTCGGATACGGCCATTAACCTGCAGCCGGTCTTTGCTCAATGGATCCAAGGTATCCATGGGGCGGCGGCAGGTAACACTGCGCCCAATGCCCTCGCTGGGGTCAGTCCGGTGTTTGACGGTGGCTTAGTCGCCGTCGGCGGCAAGGTGGCCATGGCGGCCATCCCTCTGGGCACTGCCGACTTCATGGTGCACCATATCCACGCCTTCACCATCCACGTGACGGTGCTGATTCTGCTCAAGGGCGTGCTGTTTGCCCGCAGCTCCAGGCTGATTCCCGACAAGGGCGACCTGGGCTTCCGGTTCCCCTGCGACGGGCCGGGTCGGGGCGGCACCTGCCAAGTCTCGGCTTGGGATCATGTCTTCTTGGGTCTGTTCTGGATGTACAACTGCATCTCGATTGTGATTTTCCACTTCAGCTGGAAGATGCAGTCGGATGTGTGGGGTACGGTGTCGCCCGATGGCGGGGTGTCGCACATTACCGGCGGCAACTTTGCGGCCAGCGCCATCACCATCAACGGCTGGCTGCGCGACTTCCTCTGGGCTCAGGCTTCCCAGGTAATCGGCTCCTACGGGTCGGCGCTATCGGCCTACGGGCTGATGTTCCTGGGGGCGCACTTTGTGTGGGCCTTTAGCTTGATGTTCTTGTTCAGCGGTCGCGGCTACTGGCAAGAGCTGATCGAATCGATTGTTTGGGCGCACAGCAAGCTGAAGCTGGCTCCGGCTATTCAGCCCCGTGCCCTGAGCATCACCCAAGGTCGGGCCGTGGGTGTGGCCCACTATCTGCTAGGAGGAATTGCCACAACGTGGGCCTTCTTCCTGGCCAGGATAATTTCGGTGGGATGA